Proteins encoded in a region of the Ornithodoros turicata isolate Travis chromosome 3, ASM3712646v1, whole genome shotgun sequence genome:
- the LOC135389046 gene encoding transcriptional repressor p66-beta-like isoform X2: MSEVGPRHLASSEVFRSATRQDGWPLSRNNFKREPQPDSEPMEVEDLSVKKESPRSTPAPLARSPYLLTSPSSDGGVDLSTSSRRRETPPLVHMRHKGLMRNADDIIILSDEEAGNARLNGHHAHLNGSPGLEEWEAPKKRRTPPALGSLGEEEIRRRRTLVRRLREELRNEEMKLVLLKKVRQSQLLKETATSAATVANKAHAPSSTPMATSAPRSGGNPPPPLVRGSPGSTPQPQTGSKSLTNHHHHHHHHHHHHHHSGGSIRSPADSSPSVQQQLPPPLVGGVRLGSNASSTVAGMLLHQQQQNHGLLRGPASLTPSSLARALSQPAAAHSNAIGYSSSSQQSSVQQQQATSLSSSSPAPTNDGQTPAQRQAAAKLALRKQLEKTLLQIPPPKPPPPEMHFVPNANNPEFVYLLGLETVVTFLTEGETPSPPPPAPFSCLQCGLDFTAVWKWQDIRGASSSRSRPPVICEACVTSNIKKALKAEHTHRLKTAFVKALQQEQEIEQRLAGGGAPSPPPASTPPPAAHSPRLGTGAANFLPKLTPQQILQAQQLQQLAQSLPPPQPAHMLPFGPLLAAYSYQMLGGKSPSAELQRQYLLDMIPPRSMAQGSVNWKT, translated from the exons ATGTCTGAGGTGGGGCCACGGCACTTGGCGTCATCCGAGGTCTTCAGATCTGCCACACGGCAGGACGGATGGCCCCTCAGCCGAAACAATTTCAAACGAGAACCCCAGCCAGACTCTGAACCCATGGAGGTCGAAGACCTGTCCGTCAA GAAGGAGAGTCCACGTTCCACCCCAGCCCCTCTTGCCCGGTCCCCCTACTTATTGACCAGTCCCAGTAGCGACGGGGGCGTGGACCTCAGCACCTCGTCCCGACGTCGAGAGACTCCGCCCCTCGTGCACATGAGGCACAAAGGGCTGATGCGCAATGCCGATGACATCATCATTCTGTCGGATGAAGAAGCTGGCAATGCCAGGTTGAACGGGCACCATGCTCACCTCAATGGGAGCCCAGGTCTGGAGGAGTGGGAGGCACCCAAGAAGAGGAGAACGCCCCCTGCCCTGGGGTCgctaggagaggaggaaattagGAGGAGGAGGACATTGGTGAGGAGGCTGAGGGAAGAGCTGAGGAACGAGGAGATGAAACTTGTGCTGTTAAAGAAG GTAAGGCAGAGCCAATTACTGAAGGAGACTGCGACGTCAGCAGCGACAGTGGCAAACAAGGCTCATGCCCCTTCATCGACACCCATGGCAACCTCCGCTCCCCGTAGTGGGGGCAACCCTCCACCTCCACTAGTCAGGGGATCTCCGGGCTCCACTCCACAGCCCCAGACGGGAAGCAAGTCTCTCAccaaccatcaccaccaccaccaccatcaccatcatcatcaccaccatagTGGGGGAAGCATCAGGTCACCGGCAGATTCG TCGCCTTCTGTACAGCAACAGCTGCCGCCTCCCCTCGTCGGTGGCGTGCGTTTGGGTTCCAATGCTTCCTCCACTGTTGCCGGCATGCTTCTCCACCAACAGCAACAAAACCACGGTCTATTGAGGGGGCCTGCATCTCTGACTCCCAGCAGCCTGGCCAGAGCCCTTAGTCAACCAGCAGCAGCACACAGCAATGCCATCGGCTACTCTTCGTCAAGTCAGCAGAGCTCTGTTCAGCAGCAGCAG GCAACCTCACTAAGCAGTTCCAGTCCCGCCCCCACAAACGACGGACAAACCCCGGCTCAGCGCCAGGCAGCAGCCAAGCTGGCTCTGCGGAAGCAGCTGGAGAAGACCCTGCTCCAGATCCCTCCTCCGAAGCCTCCCCCGCCTGAGATGCACTTTGTCCCGAACGCGAACAACCCCGAATTTGTCTACCTGCTGGGCCTGGAAACAGTGGTCACTTTTCTGACGGAGGGGGAGACCCCATCACCCCCTCCCCCGGCCCCTTTCTCCTGTCTCCAGTGCGGCCTGGACTTTACGGCCGTCTGGAAGTGGCAGGACATCCGCGGTGCCAGTTCTTCGCGGAGCCGACCGCCGGTCATCTGCGAAGCCTGCGTCACCTCCAACATAAAGAAGGCGCTAAAGGCGGAACACACTCACCGCCTCAAAACGGCGTTTGTCAAGGCTCTCCAACAGGAACAGGAAATAGAGCAGAGACTGGCAGGGGGCGGAGCACCGTCCCCACCTCCGGCGTCCACTCCTCCGCCTGCGGCACACTCGCCCCGCCTCGGCACCGGGGCCGCCAACTTCCTGCCGAAGCTGACGCCGCAGCAGATACTGCAGGCCCAGCAGCTGCAGCAGCTCGCGCAGAGCCTGCCTCCGCCTCAACCTGCGCACATGCTGCCCTTTGGGCCCCTCCTGGCAGCGTACTCCTACCAGATGCTGGGCGGAAAGTCGCCTTCTGCCGAGCTGCAGAGGCAGTACCTCCTCGACATGATCCCTCCTCGGTCGATGGCACAAGGGTCCGTGAACTGGAAAACGTGA
- the LOC135387595 gene encoding peroxisomal membrane protein 11B-like, whose translation MSKPDLLAEIARFNSQTAGRDKLFRLLQYSSRFIWYVVQKNSTRRDLVTKFQNLEVTFSSGRRLLRLGRFLDGLHSALATIGLPNVPLRLCLTLTRLAYALYMLVDNLVWLHQVGLITIDKDGWYHTANKLWLVSAVAALARDLYEVSELLTLYLGGGGAPALRSRCKQISTLSELGVQFLTVHRSLVLDLVKNFADFWLPYTALGYTGLRPGTIGLLGIISSLAGIMPMFQPSLKLVPS comes from the exons ATGTCAAAACCGGACCTACTCGCTGAAATCGCGAGATTCAACTCGCAAACCGCCGGCAGAGACAAGTTATTTCG TTTGCTACAGTACAGCAGCCGGTTCATCTGGTACGTCGTACAGAAAAATTCAACCCGCCGAGATTTGGTGACGAAGTTCCAAAACCTCGAGGTCACTTTCAGCTCTGGCAGGAGAC TGTTACGTCTGGGCCGTTTCCTCGATGGACTGCATAGTGCACTGGCGACAATTGGGTTGCCAAACGTTCCACTAAGGCTCTGCCTTACGCTGACACGTCTGGCATACGCTCTTTACATGCTCGTCGACAACTTGGTGTGGTTGCATCAGGTCGGGCTCATAACTATAGACAA GGACGGATGGTACCATACGGCCAACAAACTGTGGCTTGTGTCTGCTGTGGCGGCCCTTGCTCGAGACCTGTACGAAGTCTCGGAGCTGCTGACCCTCTACCTGGGAGGGGGCGGAGCGCCTGCCCTACGATCAAGGTGCAAACAAATCAGCACCCTGTCAGAGTTAGGAGTCCAGTTTCTGACAGTGCACAGAAGTCTGGTCTTGGACCTCGTGAAGAACTTTGCCGACTTCTGGCTTCCTTACACTGCACTGGGGTACACAGGCCTAAGACCCGGAACCATAGGCCTGCTCGGCATTATTTCGAGCTTGGCCGGCATTATGCCGATGTTTCAGCCGTCACTCAAGCTGGTTCCAAGTTAA
- the LOC135389046 gene encoding transcriptional repressor p66-beta-like isoform X1, whose translation MSEVGPRHLASSEVFRSATRQDGWPLSRNNFKREPQPDSEPMEVEDLSVKKESPRSTPAPLARSPYLLTSPSSDGGVDLSTSSRRRETPPLVHMRHKGLMRNADDIIILSDEEAGNARLNGHHAHLNGSPGLEEWEAPKKRRTPPALGSLGEEEIRRRRTLVRRLREELRNEEMKLVLLKKVRQSQLLKETATSAATVANKAHAPSSTPMATSAPRSGGNPPPPLVRGSPGSTPQPQTGSKSLTNHHHHHHHHHHHHHHSGGSIRSPADSSPSVQQQLPPPLVGGVRLGSNASSTVAGMLLHQQQQNHGLLRGPASLTPSSLARALSQPAAAHSNAIGYSSSSQQSSVQQQQVGWDALLLSSFQNTATSLSSSSPAPTNDGQTPAQRQAAAKLALRKQLEKTLLQIPPPKPPPPEMHFVPNANNPEFVYLLGLETVVTFLTEGETPSPPPPAPFSCLQCGLDFTAVWKWQDIRGASSSRSRPPVICEACVTSNIKKALKAEHTHRLKTAFVKALQQEQEIEQRLAGGGAPSPPPASTPPPAAHSPRLGTGAANFLPKLTPQQILQAQQLQQLAQSLPPPQPAHMLPFGPLLAAYSYQMLGGKSPSAELQRQYLLDMIPPRSMAQGSVNWKT comes from the exons ATGTCTGAGGTGGGGCCACGGCACTTGGCGTCATCCGAGGTCTTCAGATCTGCCACACGGCAGGACGGATGGCCCCTCAGCCGAAACAATTTCAAACGAGAACCCCAGCCAGACTCTGAACCCATGGAGGTCGAAGACCTGTCCGTCAA GAAGGAGAGTCCACGTTCCACCCCAGCCCCTCTTGCCCGGTCCCCCTACTTATTGACCAGTCCCAGTAGCGACGGGGGCGTGGACCTCAGCACCTCGTCCCGACGTCGAGAGACTCCGCCCCTCGTGCACATGAGGCACAAAGGGCTGATGCGCAATGCCGATGACATCATCATTCTGTCGGATGAAGAAGCTGGCAATGCCAGGTTGAACGGGCACCATGCTCACCTCAATGGGAGCCCAGGTCTGGAGGAGTGGGAGGCACCCAAGAAGAGGAGAACGCCCCCTGCCCTGGGGTCgctaggagaggaggaaattagGAGGAGGAGGACATTGGTGAGGAGGCTGAGGGAAGAGCTGAGGAACGAGGAGATGAAACTTGTGCTGTTAAAGAAG GTAAGGCAGAGCCAATTACTGAAGGAGACTGCGACGTCAGCAGCGACAGTGGCAAACAAGGCTCATGCCCCTTCATCGACACCCATGGCAACCTCCGCTCCCCGTAGTGGGGGCAACCCTCCACCTCCACTAGTCAGGGGATCTCCGGGCTCCACTCCACAGCCCCAGACGGGAAGCAAGTCTCTCAccaaccatcaccaccaccaccaccatcaccatcatcatcaccaccatagTGGGGGAAGCATCAGGTCACCGGCAGATTCG TCGCCTTCTGTACAGCAACAGCTGCCGCCTCCCCTCGTCGGTGGCGTGCGTTTGGGTTCCAATGCTTCCTCCACTGTTGCCGGCATGCTTCTCCACCAACAGCAACAAAACCACGGTCTATTGAGGGGGCCTGCATCTCTGACTCCCAGCAGCCTGGCCAGAGCCCTTAGTCAACCAGCAGCAGCACACAGCAATGCCATCGGCTACTCTTCGTCAAGTCAGCAGAGCTCTGTTCAGCAGCAGCAGGTGGGCTGGGATGCCTTGTTGCTGTCCTCCTTCCAGAATACG GCAACCTCACTAAGCAGTTCCAGTCCCGCCCCCACAAACGACGGACAAACCCCGGCTCAGCGCCAGGCAGCAGCCAAGCTGGCTCTGCGGAAGCAGCTGGAGAAGACCCTGCTCCAGATCCCTCCTCCGAAGCCTCCCCCGCCTGAGATGCACTTTGTCCCGAACGCGAACAACCCCGAATTTGTCTACCTGCTGGGCCTGGAAACAGTGGTCACTTTTCTGACGGAGGGGGAGACCCCATCACCCCCTCCCCCGGCCCCTTTCTCCTGTCTCCAGTGCGGCCTGGACTTTACGGCCGTCTGGAAGTGGCAGGACATCCGCGGTGCCAGTTCTTCGCGGAGCCGACCGCCGGTCATCTGCGAAGCCTGCGTCACCTCCAACATAAAGAAGGCGCTAAAGGCGGAACACACTCACCGCCTCAAAACGGCGTTTGTCAAGGCTCTCCAACAGGAACAGGAAATAGAGCAGAGACTGGCAGGGGGCGGAGCACCGTCCCCACCTCCGGCGTCCACTCCTCCGCCTGCGGCACACTCGCCCCGCCTCGGCACCGGGGCCGCCAACTTCCTGCCGAAGCTGACGCCGCAGCAGATACTGCAGGCCCAGCAGCTGCAGCAGCTCGCGCAGAGCCTGCCTCCGCCTCAACCTGCGCACATGCTGCCCTTTGGGCCCCTCCTGGCAGCGTACTCCTACCAGATGCTGGGCGGAAAGTCGCCTTCTGCCGAGCTGCAGAGGCAGTACCTCCTCGACATGATCCCTCCTCGGTCGATGGCACAAGGGTCCGTGAACTGGAAAACGTGA